From one Marmota flaviventris isolate mMarFla1 chromosome 1, mMarFla1.hap1, whole genome shotgun sequence genomic stretch:
- the Arvcf gene encoding splicing regulator ARVCF isoform X2 codes for MEDYNVHSAASILASVKEQEARFERLTRALEQERRHVALQLEHAQQPGVGSSGVGSGHPLPMAWQQLVLQEQSPGSQASLATMPEAPEVLEETVTVEEDPGTPTSHVSIVTSEDGTTRRTETKVTKTVKTVTTRTVRQVPLGPDGLPLLDGGPPLGPFADGPLDRHFLLRGGGPAATLSRTYLSSGNGFPDGLELRDGPSYGSLSRGLGVRPPRTGPLGPGPGDGCFTLPGRREAFPVGPEPGPSSGRSLPERFQAEPYGLEDDTRSLAADDEGGPELEPDYGTATRRRAECGRGLRARAYEDIADDAGELTDERPLYPAATAPLAQPERGSLGSLDRVVRRSPSVDSARKEPRWRDPELPEVLAMLRHPVDPVKANAAAYLQHLCFENESVKRRVRQLRGLPLLVALLDHPRAEVRRRACGALRNLSYGRDTDNKAAIRDCGGVPALVRLLRAARDNEVRELVTGTLWNLSSYEPLKMVIIDHGLQTLTHEVIVPHSGWEREPNEDSKPRDAEWTTVFKNTSGCLRNVSSDGAEARRRLRECEGLVDALLHALQSAVGRKDTDNKSVENCVCIMRNLSYHVHKEVPGADRYQEAEPGPPGSAAGSQRRRRDDASCFGGKKAKGKKDGEMDRNFDTLDLPKRTEAAKGFELLYQPEVVRLYLSLLTESRNFNTLEAAAGALQNLSAGNWMWATYIRATVRKERGLPVLVELLQSETDKVVRAVAIALRNLSLDRRNKDLIGSYAMAELVRNVRSAQAPAQPGARLEEDTVVAVLNTIHEIVSDSLDNARSLLQARGVPALVALGANSQSVREAKAASHVLQTVWSYKELRSALQRDGWTKARFQSAAAAAKAPKAASSPGGFDDSTLPLVDKSLDGEKPGSRDVIPMDALGPDGYSTMDRRERRTLGSDSIGEASEKEPLKGQDPTMCS; via the exons GAGCAGAGCCCAGGGAGCCAGGCATCACTGGCCACAATGCCGGAGGCACCTGAGGTGCTAGAGGAGACAGTGACAGTGGAGGAGGACCCTGGTACACCTACCTCCCATGTATCCATTGTCACATCTGAAGATGGTACAACCCGGCGCACTGAAACCAAG GTCACCAAGACTGTCAAGACAGTGACCACGAGGACAGTACGGCAGGTGCCTTTGGGCCCAGATGGACTCCCCCTGCTGGATGGTGGCCCTCCACTTGGCCCTTTTGCTGATGGCCCTCTGGATCGGCATTTCCTACTGCGTGGTGGTGGTCCAGCAGCCACACTCTCCCGAACCTACCTCAGTAGTGGGAATGGCTTTCCTGATGGCCTTGAGCTCCGTGATGGCCCTAGCTATGGCAGCCTGTCCCGGGGTCTAGGGGTACGGCCCCCACGCACTGGCCCCCTTGGCCCAGGACCTGGTGATGGCTGCTTCACACTGCCTGGCCGCCGGGAGGCCTTCCCTGTGGGTCCTGAGCCTGGACCATCAAGTGGTCGTTCCCTGCCTGAGCGCTTCCAGGCAGAGCCCTATGGCTTGGAGGATGACACACGCAGCCTGGCCGCTGATGATGAGGGTGGCCCTGAGCTGGAGCCCGATTATGGCACAGCCACACGGAGAAGAGCTGAGTGTGGGCGGGGCCTTCGTGCCAG GGCCTATGAGGATATAGCAGATGATGCTGGTGAACTGACCGATGAGCGGCCCCTGTACCCAGCAGCAACGGCACCACTGGCCCAGCCAGAGCGGGGCAGTCTGGGCAGCCTGGACCGGGTGGTACGTCGCTCACCCTCAGTGGACAGTGCCCGCAAGGAGCCACGCTGGAGGGACCCTGAGCTACCTGAAGTGCTGGCCATGCTTCGGCACCCTGTGGACCCTGTGAAGGCCAATGCAGCTGCCTACCTGCAGCACCTGTGCTTTGAGAATGAGAGTGTCAAGAGACGTGTACGGCAGCTGCGTGGACTGCCACTGCTTGTGGCACTGCTAGACCACCCTCGGGCCGAAGTGCGTCGCCGGGCCTGTGGAGCACTGCGCAATCTCTCCTATGGCCGTGACACCGACAACAAGGCTGCAATCCGGGATTGTGGCGGTGTGCCTGCTCTGGTGCGCCTGCTGCGAGCAGCCCGTGACAACGAGGTCCGTGAGCTGGTCACTG GCACACTCTGGAACCTGTCATCCTACGAACCCCTGAAGATGGTCATCATTGACCATGGCCTGCAGACGCTGACCCATGAGGTCATCGTGCCCCACTCGGGCTGGGAGCGAGAGCCCAACGAGGACTCCAAGCCCCGGGATGCTGAGTGGACGACTGTCTTCAAGAACACATCAGGCTGCCTGAG GAATGTGAGCTCAGATGGTGCTGAGGCCAGGCGACGGCTCCGGGAATGTGAAGGACTGGTGGATGCCCTCCTGCATGCCCTGCAGTCAGCTGTGGGCAGAAAGGACACAGACAACaag TCTGTGGAGAACTGCGTATGCATCATGCGAAACCTGTCCTACCATGTGCACAAGGAGGTGCCTGGGGCTGACAGGTACCAGGAGGCTGAGCCTGGGCCCCCAGGCAGTGCTGCAGGCTCCCAGCGCCGGAGGAGGGATGACGCCAGCTGCTTTGGTGGCAAGAAGGCCAAAG gaaagaaagatgGTGAGATGGACCGGAACTTTGACACATTGGACCTGCCCAAGCGAACTGAGGCTGCAAAAG GCTTTGAGCTACTGTACCAGCCAGAGGTAGTACGCCTCTACCTCTCCCTCCTCACGGAGAGTCGGAACTTCAACACCCTGGAAGCTGCAGCAGGTGCCCTACAAAACCTCAGTGCCGGCAACTGGATG TGGGCCACATACATCCGTGCCACAGTGCGCAAGGAACGTGGGCTGCCGGTGCTGGTGGAGCTACTGCAGTCTGAAACTGACAAGGTGGTGCGTGCTGTAGCCATTGCATTGCGCAACCTCTCACTGGACCGTCGCAACAAAGACCTCATCG GGAGCTACGCCATGGCAGAACTGGTGCGGAATGTGCGCAGTGCTCAGGCTCCAGCTCAACCCGGAGCCCGCCTGGAAGAAGACACAGTGGTTGCCGTTCTAAACACCATCCATGAGATTGTGTCCGACAGCCTGGATAATGCACGCTCACTCTTGCAGGCCCGTGGTGTGCCCGCGCTGGTGGCACTAGGAGCCAATAG CCAGTCGGTTCGGGAGGCAAAAGCAGCATCACATGTGCTTCAGACTGTTTGGAGTTACAAGGAGCTACGTAGTGCCCTACAGAGAGATGGCTGGACTAAGGCTCGCTTTCAG TCGGCTGCTGCAGCAGCCAAAGCACCCAAGGCAGCTTCTAGTCCCGGAGGCTTCGATGACAGCACGCTGCCTCTAGTAGACAAGAGCCTTG ATGGTGAGAAGCCAGGCAGCCGTGATGTGATCCCCATGGATGCCCTTGGCCCAG ATGGATATTCCACCATGGACCGGAGGGAGCGGAGGACTCTGGGCAGTGACTCTATAGGGGAGGCCTCAGAGAAGGAACCATTGAAA GGCCAGGACCCAACCATGTGTTCTTAG
- the Arvcf gene encoding splicing regulator ARVCF isoform X6 produces the protein MPAELRQEQSPGSQASLATMPEAPEVLEETVTVEEDPGTPTSHVSIVTSEDGTTRRTETKVTKTVKTVTTRTVRQVPLGPDGLPLLDGGPPLGPFADGPLDRHFLLRGGGPAATLSRTYLSSGNGFPDGLELRDGPSYGSLSRGLGVRPPRTGPLGPGPGDGCFTLPGRREAFPVGPEPGPSSGRSLPERFQAEPYGLEDDTRSLAADDEGGPELEPDYGTATRRRAECGRGLRARAYEDIADDAGELTDERPLYPAATAPLAQPERGSLGSLDRVVRRSPSVDSARKEPRWRDPELPEVLAMLRHPVDPVKANAAAYLQHLCFENESVKRRVRQLRGLPLLVALLDHPRAEVRRRACGALRNLSYGRDTDNKAAIRDCGGVPALVRLLRAARDNEVRELVTGTLWNLSSYEPLKMVIIDHGLQTLTHEVIVPHSGWEREPNEDSKPRDAEWTTVFKNTSGCLRNVSSDGAEARRRLRECEGLVDALLHALQSAVGRKDTDNKSVENCVCIMRNLSYHVHKEVPGADRYQEAEPGPPGSAAGSQRRRRDDASCFGGKKAKGKKDGEMDRNFDTLDLPKRTEAAKGFELLYQPEVVRLYLSLLTESRNFNTLEAAAGALQNLSAGNWMWATYIRATVRKERGLPVLVELLQSETDKVVRAVAIALRNLSLDRRNKDLIGSYAMAELVRNVRSAQAPAQPGARLEEDTVVAVLNTIHEIVSDSLDNARSLLQARGVPALVALGANSQSVREAKAASHVLQTVWSYKELRSALQRDGWTKARFQSAAAAAKAPKAASSPGGFDDSTLPLVDKSLDGEKPGSRDVIPMDALGPDGYSTMDRRERRTLGSDSIGEASEKEPLKPDPCRKALLPGPSRPSVRLVDAVGDTKPQPVDSWV, from the exons GAGCAGAGCCCAGGGAGCCAGGCATCACTGGCCACAATGCCGGAGGCACCTGAGGTGCTAGAGGAGACAGTGACAGTGGAGGAGGACCCTGGTACACCTACCTCCCATGTATCCATTGTCACATCTGAAGATGGTACAACCCGGCGCACTGAAACCAAG GTCACCAAGACTGTCAAGACAGTGACCACGAGGACAGTACGGCAGGTGCCTTTGGGCCCAGATGGACTCCCCCTGCTGGATGGTGGCCCTCCACTTGGCCCTTTTGCTGATGGCCCTCTGGATCGGCATTTCCTACTGCGTGGTGGTGGTCCAGCAGCCACACTCTCCCGAACCTACCTCAGTAGTGGGAATGGCTTTCCTGATGGCCTTGAGCTCCGTGATGGCCCTAGCTATGGCAGCCTGTCCCGGGGTCTAGGGGTACGGCCCCCACGCACTGGCCCCCTTGGCCCAGGACCTGGTGATGGCTGCTTCACACTGCCTGGCCGCCGGGAGGCCTTCCCTGTGGGTCCTGAGCCTGGACCATCAAGTGGTCGTTCCCTGCCTGAGCGCTTCCAGGCAGAGCCCTATGGCTTGGAGGATGACACACGCAGCCTGGCCGCTGATGATGAGGGTGGCCCTGAGCTGGAGCCCGATTATGGCACAGCCACACGGAGAAGAGCTGAGTGTGGGCGGGGCCTTCGTGCCAG GGCCTATGAGGATATAGCAGATGATGCTGGTGAACTGACCGATGAGCGGCCCCTGTACCCAGCAGCAACGGCACCACTGGCCCAGCCAGAGCGGGGCAGTCTGGGCAGCCTGGACCGGGTGGTACGTCGCTCACCCTCAGTGGACAGTGCCCGCAAGGAGCCACGCTGGAGGGACCCTGAGCTACCTGAAGTGCTGGCCATGCTTCGGCACCCTGTGGACCCTGTGAAGGCCAATGCAGCTGCCTACCTGCAGCACCTGTGCTTTGAGAATGAGAGTGTCAAGAGACGTGTACGGCAGCTGCGTGGACTGCCACTGCTTGTGGCACTGCTAGACCACCCTCGGGCCGAAGTGCGTCGCCGGGCCTGTGGAGCACTGCGCAATCTCTCCTATGGCCGTGACACCGACAACAAGGCTGCAATCCGGGATTGTGGCGGTGTGCCTGCTCTGGTGCGCCTGCTGCGAGCAGCCCGTGACAACGAGGTCCGTGAGCTGGTCACTG GCACACTCTGGAACCTGTCATCCTACGAACCCCTGAAGATGGTCATCATTGACCATGGCCTGCAGACGCTGACCCATGAGGTCATCGTGCCCCACTCGGGCTGGGAGCGAGAGCCCAACGAGGACTCCAAGCCCCGGGATGCTGAGTGGACGACTGTCTTCAAGAACACATCAGGCTGCCTGAG GAATGTGAGCTCAGATGGTGCTGAGGCCAGGCGACGGCTCCGGGAATGTGAAGGACTGGTGGATGCCCTCCTGCATGCCCTGCAGTCAGCTGTGGGCAGAAAGGACACAGACAACaag TCTGTGGAGAACTGCGTATGCATCATGCGAAACCTGTCCTACCATGTGCACAAGGAGGTGCCTGGGGCTGACAGGTACCAGGAGGCTGAGCCTGGGCCCCCAGGCAGTGCTGCAGGCTCCCAGCGCCGGAGGAGGGATGACGCCAGCTGCTTTGGTGGCAAGAAGGCCAAAG gaaagaaagatgGTGAGATGGACCGGAACTTTGACACATTGGACCTGCCCAAGCGAACTGAGGCTGCAAAAG GCTTTGAGCTACTGTACCAGCCAGAGGTAGTACGCCTCTACCTCTCCCTCCTCACGGAGAGTCGGAACTTCAACACCCTGGAAGCTGCAGCAGGTGCCCTACAAAACCTCAGTGCCGGCAACTGGATG TGGGCCACATACATCCGTGCCACAGTGCGCAAGGAACGTGGGCTGCCGGTGCTGGTGGAGCTACTGCAGTCTGAAACTGACAAGGTGGTGCGTGCTGTAGCCATTGCATTGCGCAACCTCTCACTGGACCGTCGCAACAAAGACCTCATCG GGAGCTACGCCATGGCAGAACTGGTGCGGAATGTGCGCAGTGCTCAGGCTCCAGCTCAACCCGGAGCCCGCCTGGAAGAAGACACAGTGGTTGCCGTTCTAAACACCATCCATGAGATTGTGTCCGACAGCCTGGATAATGCACGCTCACTCTTGCAGGCCCGTGGTGTGCCCGCGCTGGTGGCACTAGGAGCCAATAG CCAGTCGGTTCGGGAGGCAAAAGCAGCATCACATGTGCTTCAGACTGTTTGGAGTTACAAGGAGCTACGTAGTGCCCTACAGAGAGATGGCTGGACTAAGGCTCGCTTTCAG TCGGCTGCTGCAGCAGCCAAAGCACCCAAGGCAGCTTCTAGTCCCGGAGGCTTCGATGACAGCACGCTGCCTCTAGTAGACAAGAGCCTTG ATGGTGAGAAGCCAGGCAGCCGTGATGTGATCCCCATGGATGCCCTTGGCCCAG ATGGATATTCCACCATGGACCGGAGGGAGCGGAGGACTCTGGGCAGTGACTCTATAGGGGAGGCCTCAGAGAAGGAACCATTGAAA CCTGACCCCTGCAGGAAGGCCCTTCTTCCCGGGCCCAGCAGGCCTTCGGTCAGGCTGGTGGACGCCGTGGGGGACACTAAGCCTCAGCCCGTTGACTCCTGGGTCTAG
- the Arvcf gene encoding splicing regulator ARVCF isoform X1: MEDYNVHSAASILASVKEQEARFERLTRALEQERRHVALQLEHAQQPGVGSSGVGSGHPLPMAWQQLVLQEQSPGSQASLATMPEAPEVLEETVTVEEDPGTPTSHVSIVTSEDGTTRRTETKVTKTVKTVTTRTVRQVPLGPDGLPLLDGGPPLGPFADGPLDRHFLLRGGGPAATLSRTYLSSGNGFPDGLELRDGPSYGSLSRGLGVRPPRTGPLGPGPGDGCFTLPGRREAFPVGPEPGPSSGRSLPERFQAEPYGLEDDTRSLAADDEGGPELEPDYGTATRRRAECGRGLRARAYEDIADDAGELTDERPLYPAATAPLAQPERGSLGSLDRVVRRSPSVDSARKEPRWRDPELPEVLAMLRHPVDPVKANAAAYLQHLCFENESVKRRVRQLRGLPLLVALLDHPRAEVRRRACGALRNLSYGRDTDNKAAIRDCGGVPALVRLLRAARDNEVRELVTGTLWNLSSYEPLKMVIIDHGLQTLTHEVIVPHSGWEREPNEDSKPRDAEWTTVFKNTSGCLRNVSSDGAEARRRLRECEGLVDALLHALQSAVGRKDTDNKSVENCVCIMRNLSYHVHKEVPGADRYQEAEPGPPGSAAGSQRRRRDDASCFGGKKAKGKKDGEMDRNFDTLDLPKRTEAAKGFELLYQPEVVRLYLSLLTESRNFNTLEAAAGALQNLSAGNWMWATYIRATVRKERGLPVLVELLQSETDKVVRAVAIALRNLSLDRRNKDLIGSYAMAELVRNVRSAQAPAQPGARLEEDTVVAVLNTIHEIVSDSLDNARSLLQARGVPALVALGANSQSVREAKAASHVLQTVWSYKELRSALQRDGWTKARFQVWSTLAFPLPLYHVRFPRALLPTSPPVLCLFKSAAAAAKAPKAASSPGGFDDSTLPLVDKSLDGEKPGSRDVIPMDALGPDGYSTMDRRERRTLGSDSIGEASEKEPLKGQDPTMCS, from the exons GAGCAGAGCCCAGGGAGCCAGGCATCACTGGCCACAATGCCGGAGGCACCTGAGGTGCTAGAGGAGACAGTGACAGTGGAGGAGGACCCTGGTACACCTACCTCCCATGTATCCATTGTCACATCTGAAGATGGTACAACCCGGCGCACTGAAACCAAG GTCACCAAGACTGTCAAGACAGTGACCACGAGGACAGTACGGCAGGTGCCTTTGGGCCCAGATGGACTCCCCCTGCTGGATGGTGGCCCTCCACTTGGCCCTTTTGCTGATGGCCCTCTGGATCGGCATTTCCTACTGCGTGGTGGTGGTCCAGCAGCCACACTCTCCCGAACCTACCTCAGTAGTGGGAATGGCTTTCCTGATGGCCTTGAGCTCCGTGATGGCCCTAGCTATGGCAGCCTGTCCCGGGGTCTAGGGGTACGGCCCCCACGCACTGGCCCCCTTGGCCCAGGACCTGGTGATGGCTGCTTCACACTGCCTGGCCGCCGGGAGGCCTTCCCTGTGGGTCCTGAGCCTGGACCATCAAGTGGTCGTTCCCTGCCTGAGCGCTTCCAGGCAGAGCCCTATGGCTTGGAGGATGACACACGCAGCCTGGCCGCTGATGATGAGGGTGGCCCTGAGCTGGAGCCCGATTATGGCACAGCCACACGGAGAAGAGCTGAGTGTGGGCGGGGCCTTCGTGCCAG GGCCTATGAGGATATAGCAGATGATGCTGGTGAACTGACCGATGAGCGGCCCCTGTACCCAGCAGCAACGGCACCACTGGCCCAGCCAGAGCGGGGCAGTCTGGGCAGCCTGGACCGGGTGGTACGTCGCTCACCCTCAGTGGACAGTGCCCGCAAGGAGCCACGCTGGAGGGACCCTGAGCTACCTGAAGTGCTGGCCATGCTTCGGCACCCTGTGGACCCTGTGAAGGCCAATGCAGCTGCCTACCTGCAGCACCTGTGCTTTGAGAATGAGAGTGTCAAGAGACGTGTACGGCAGCTGCGTGGACTGCCACTGCTTGTGGCACTGCTAGACCACCCTCGGGCCGAAGTGCGTCGCCGGGCCTGTGGAGCACTGCGCAATCTCTCCTATGGCCGTGACACCGACAACAAGGCTGCAATCCGGGATTGTGGCGGTGTGCCTGCTCTGGTGCGCCTGCTGCGAGCAGCCCGTGACAACGAGGTCCGTGAGCTGGTCACTG GCACACTCTGGAACCTGTCATCCTACGAACCCCTGAAGATGGTCATCATTGACCATGGCCTGCAGACGCTGACCCATGAGGTCATCGTGCCCCACTCGGGCTGGGAGCGAGAGCCCAACGAGGACTCCAAGCCCCGGGATGCTGAGTGGACGACTGTCTTCAAGAACACATCAGGCTGCCTGAG GAATGTGAGCTCAGATGGTGCTGAGGCCAGGCGACGGCTCCGGGAATGTGAAGGACTGGTGGATGCCCTCCTGCATGCCCTGCAGTCAGCTGTGGGCAGAAAGGACACAGACAACaag TCTGTGGAGAACTGCGTATGCATCATGCGAAACCTGTCCTACCATGTGCACAAGGAGGTGCCTGGGGCTGACAGGTACCAGGAGGCTGAGCCTGGGCCCCCAGGCAGTGCTGCAGGCTCCCAGCGCCGGAGGAGGGATGACGCCAGCTGCTTTGGTGGCAAGAAGGCCAAAG gaaagaaagatgGTGAGATGGACCGGAACTTTGACACATTGGACCTGCCCAAGCGAACTGAGGCTGCAAAAG GCTTTGAGCTACTGTACCAGCCAGAGGTAGTACGCCTCTACCTCTCCCTCCTCACGGAGAGTCGGAACTTCAACACCCTGGAAGCTGCAGCAGGTGCCCTACAAAACCTCAGTGCCGGCAACTGGATG TGGGCCACATACATCCGTGCCACAGTGCGCAAGGAACGTGGGCTGCCGGTGCTGGTGGAGCTACTGCAGTCTGAAACTGACAAGGTGGTGCGTGCTGTAGCCATTGCATTGCGCAACCTCTCACTGGACCGTCGCAACAAAGACCTCATCG GGAGCTACGCCATGGCAGAACTGGTGCGGAATGTGCGCAGTGCTCAGGCTCCAGCTCAACCCGGAGCCCGCCTGGAAGAAGACACAGTGGTTGCCGTTCTAAACACCATCCATGAGATTGTGTCCGACAGCCTGGATAATGCACGCTCACTCTTGCAGGCCCGTGGTGTGCCCGCGCTGGTGGCACTAGGAGCCAATAG CCAGTCGGTTCGGGAGGCAAAAGCAGCATCACATGTGCTTCAGACTGTTTGGAGTTACAAGGAGCTACGTAGTGCCCTACAGAGAGATGGCTGGACTAAGGCTCGCTTTCAGGTGTGGTCCACCCTGGCCTTCCCTCTCCCATTATACCATGTCAGGTTTCCAAGGGCGCTGCTTCCCACCTCACCCCCTGTTTTGTGTCTCTTTAAGTCGGCTGCTGCAGCAGCCAAAGCACCCAAGGCAGCTTCTAGTCCCGGAGGCTTCGATGACAGCACGCTGCCTCTAGTAGACAAGAGCCTTG ATGGTGAGAAGCCAGGCAGCCGTGATGTGATCCCCATGGATGCCCTTGGCCCAG ATGGATATTCCACCATGGACCGGAGGGAGCGGAGGACTCTGGGCAGTGACTCTATAGGGGAGGCCTCAGAGAAGGAACCATTGAAA GGCCAGGACCCAACCATGTGTTCTTAG
- the Arvcf gene encoding splicing regulator ARVCF isoform X3, translated as MPAELRQEQSPGSQASLATMPEAPEVLEETVTVEEDPGTPTSHVSIVTSEDGTTRRTETKVTKTVKTVTTRTVRQVPLGPDGLPLLDGGPPLGPFADGPLDRHFLLRGGGPAATLSRTYLSSGNGFPDGLELRDGPSYGSLSRGLGVRPPRTGPLGPGPGDGCFTLPGRREAFPVGPEPGPSSGRSLPERFQAEPYGLEDDTRSLAADDEGGPELEPDYGTATRRRAECGRGLRARAYEDIADDAGELTDERPLYPAATAPLAQPERGSLGSLDRVVRRSPSVDSARKEPRWRDPELPEVLAMLRHPVDPVKANAAAYLQHLCFENESVKRRVRQLRGLPLLVALLDHPRAEVRRRACGALRNLSYGRDTDNKAAIRDCGGVPALVRLLRAARDNEVRELVTGTLWNLSSYEPLKMVIIDHGLQTLTHEVIVPHSGWEREPNEDSKPRDAEWTTVFKNTSGCLRNVSSDGAEARRRLRECEGLVDALLHALQSAVGRKDTDNKSVENCVCIMRNLSYHVHKEVPGADRYQEAEPGPPGSAAGSQRRRRDDASCFGGKKAKGKKDGEMDRNFDTLDLPKRTEAAKGFELLYQPEVVRLYLSLLTESRNFNTLEAAAGALQNLSAGNWMWATYIRATVRKERGLPVLVELLQSETDKVVRAVAIALRNLSLDRRNKDLIGSYAMAELVRNVRSAQAPAQPGARLEEDTVVAVLNTIHEIVSDSLDNARSLLQARGVPALVALGANSQSVREAKAASHVLQTVWSYKELRSALQRDGWTKARFQVWSTLAFPLPLYHVRFPRALLPTSPPVLCLFKSAAAAAKAPKAASSPGGFDDSTLPLVDKSLDGEKPGSRDVIPMDALGPDGYSTMDRRERRTLGSDSIGEASEKEPLKGQDPTMCS; from the exons GAGCAGAGCCCAGGGAGCCAGGCATCACTGGCCACAATGCCGGAGGCACCTGAGGTGCTAGAGGAGACAGTGACAGTGGAGGAGGACCCTGGTACACCTACCTCCCATGTATCCATTGTCACATCTGAAGATGGTACAACCCGGCGCACTGAAACCAAG GTCACCAAGACTGTCAAGACAGTGACCACGAGGACAGTACGGCAGGTGCCTTTGGGCCCAGATGGACTCCCCCTGCTGGATGGTGGCCCTCCACTTGGCCCTTTTGCTGATGGCCCTCTGGATCGGCATTTCCTACTGCGTGGTGGTGGTCCAGCAGCCACACTCTCCCGAACCTACCTCAGTAGTGGGAATGGCTTTCCTGATGGCCTTGAGCTCCGTGATGGCCCTAGCTATGGCAGCCTGTCCCGGGGTCTAGGGGTACGGCCCCCACGCACTGGCCCCCTTGGCCCAGGACCTGGTGATGGCTGCTTCACACTGCCTGGCCGCCGGGAGGCCTTCCCTGTGGGTCCTGAGCCTGGACCATCAAGTGGTCGTTCCCTGCCTGAGCGCTTCCAGGCAGAGCCCTATGGCTTGGAGGATGACACACGCAGCCTGGCCGCTGATGATGAGGGTGGCCCTGAGCTGGAGCCCGATTATGGCACAGCCACACGGAGAAGAGCTGAGTGTGGGCGGGGCCTTCGTGCCAG GGCCTATGAGGATATAGCAGATGATGCTGGTGAACTGACCGATGAGCGGCCCCTGTACCCAGCAGCAACGGCACCACTGGCCCAGCCAGAGCGGGGCAGTCTGGGCAGCCTGGACCGGGTGGTACGTCGCTCACCCTCAGTGGACAGTGCCCGCAAGGAGCCACGCTGGAGGGACCCTGAGCTACCTGAAGTGCTGGCCATGCTTCGGCACCCTGTGGACCCTGTGAAGGCCAATGCAGCTGCCTACCTGCAGCACCTGTGCTTTGAGAATGAGAGTGTCAAGAGACGTGTACGGCAGCTGCGTGGACTGCCACTGCTTGTGGCACTGCTAGACCACCCTCGGGCCGAAGTGCGTCGCCGGGCCTGTGGAGCACTGCGCAATCTCTCCTATGGCCGTGACACCGACAACAAGGCTGCAATCCGGGATTGTGGCGGTGTGCCTGCTCTGGTGCGCCTGCTGCGAGCAGCCCGTGACAACGAGGTCCGTGAGCTGGTCACTG GCACACTCTGGAACCTGTCATCCTACGAACCCCTGAAGATGGTCATCATTGACCATGGCCTGCAGACGCTGACCCATGAGGTCATCGTGCCCCACTCGGGCTGGGAGCGAGAGCCCAACGAGGACTCCAAGCCCCGGGATGCTGAGTGGACGACTGTCTTCAAGAACACATCAGGCTGCCTGAG GAATGTGAGCTCAGATGGTGCTGAGGCCAGGCGACGGCTCCGGGAATGTGAAGGACTGGTGGATGCCCTCCTGCATGCCCTGCAGTCAGCTGTGGGCAGAAAGGACACAGACAACaag TCTGTGGAGAACTGCGTATGCATCATGCGAAACCTGTCCTACCATGTGCACAAGGAGGTGCCTGGGGCTGACAGGTACCAGGAGGCTGAGCCTGGGCCCCCAGGCAGTGCTGCAGGCTCCCAGCGCCGGAGGAGGGATGACGCCAGCTGCTTTGGTGGCAAGAAGGCCAAAG gaaagaaagatgGTGAGATGGACCGGAACTTTGACACATTGGACCTGCCCAAGCGAACTGAGGCTGCAAAAG GCTTTGAGCTACTGTACCAGCCAGAGGTAGTACGCCTCTACCTCTCCCTCCTCACGGAGAGTCGGAACTTCAACACCCTGGAAGCTGCAGCAGGTGCCCTACAAAACCTCAGTGCCGGCAACTGGATG TGGGCCACATACATCCGTGCCACAGTGCGCAAGGAACGTGGGCTGCCGGTGCTGGTGGAGCTACTGCAGTCTGAAACTGACAAGGTGGTGCGTGCTGTAGCCATTGCATTGCGCAACCTCTCACTGGACCGTCGCAACAAAGACCTCATCG GGAGCTACGCCATGGCAGAACTGGTGCGGAATGTGCGCAGTGCTCAGGCTCCAGCTCAACCCGGAGCCCGCCTGGAAGAAGACACAGTGGTTGCCGTTCTAAACACCATCCATGAGATTGTGTCCGACAGCCTGGATAATGCACGCTCACTCTTGCAGGCCCGTGGTGTGCCCGCGCTGGTGGCACTAGGAGCCAATAG CCAGTCGGTTCGGGAGGCAAAAGCAGCATCACATGTGCTTCAGACTGTTTGGAGTTACAAGGAGCTACGTAGTGCCCTACAGAGAGATGGCTGGACTAAGGCTCGCTTTCAGGTGTGGTCCACCCTGGCCTTCCCTCTCCCATTATACCATGTCAGGTTTCCAAGGGCGCTGCTTCCCACCTCACCCCCTGTTTTGTGTCTCTTTAAGTCGGCTGCTGCAGCAGCCAAAGCACCCAAGGCAGCTTCTAGTCCCGGAGGCTTCGATGACAGCACGCTGCCTCTAGTAGACAAGAGCCTTG ATGGTGAGAAGCCAGGCAGCCGTGATGTGATCCCCATGGATGCCCTTGGCCCAG ATGGATATTCCACCATGGACCGGAGGGAGCGGAGGACTCTGGGCAGTGACTCTATAGGGGAGGCCTCAGAGAAGGAACCATTGAAA GGCCAGGACCCAACCATGTGTTCTTAG